A single genomic interval of Pontibacter deserti harbors:
- a CDS encoding ABC transporter ATP-binding protein, whose protein sequence is MKSLRYLNKYLLKYKFRLLWGLVFIIISNFFQILPAQVVRYAFNLIKEGINLHNLYEGMEQQGMVYDIFAKSILVYGVVILVMALLRGVFLFFMRQTIIVMSRLIENDLKNEIYEHYQSLPLSFYRRNNTGDLMSRISEDVSRVRMYLGPAIMYGLNLVVLFVMVIPYMLSVNVKLTMYTLIPLPILAISIYYVNNIIERKSDEIQKSLSGITTFVQEAFSGIRVLKSFVREDDSHANFTTASNVYKDKSLDLNFVNSLFFPLILFLVGLSTIITIYIGGQEVINGTITTGNIAEFIIYVNMLTWPVTSLGWTASLVQRAAASQARINEFLHTKTDIVSRKNISKEIIGDIRFEHVDFVYPDTNIHALKNVSFNIKHGETLAIIGNTGSGKSTVATLLPRMYDVTGGRILIDGVDVRDYNLESLRSQIGYVPQDVFLFSDSIRNNIGFGLPGITEEQMVQAAKDADVYENIIRFPEQFETKLGERGITLSGGQKQRVSIARALVREPSILILDDSLSAVDTKTENAILNSLRRIMANRTSIIISHRVSSVKLADRILVLDDGEIVQHGTHDELIRQKGLYKELYERQLQTEELE, encoded by the coding sequence GTGAAATCGTTACGCTATTTAAATAAATACCTGCTCAAGTATAAATTCCGCCTCTTGTGGGGTTTGGTTTTTATCATTATTTCCAACTTTTTCCAGATACTGCCCGCCCAGGTTGTACGCTACGCTTTTAACCTGATTAAAGAAGGTATTAACCTGCATAACCTTTACGAAGGAATGGAGCAGCAGGGCATGGTATATGATATTTTCGCCAAAAGTATTTTGGTTTATGGTGTGGTTATACTGGTGATGGCTTTGCTTCGGGGGGTGTTCCTGTTTTTTATGCGGCAAACTATAATTGTAATGAGCCGCCTGATAGAGAATGACCTGAAGAACGAAATTTACGAACACTACCAGAGCCTGCCGCTTAGCTTTTACCGCCGGAACAACACCGGCGACCTGATGTCGCGCATATCAGAAGATGTGAGCCGCGTGCGCATGTACCTGGGCCCGGCTATTATGTATGGCCTGAACCTGGTGGTGCTTTTTGTAATGGTTATACCTTATATGCTGTCGGTAAACGTGAAGCTGACCATGTATACTTTAATACCATTGCCTATACTTGCTATCAGCATTTACTATGTAAACAACATTATCGAGCGTAAATCTGATGAGATACAGAAAAGCCTTTCGGGCATCACCACATTTGTGCAGGAAGCTTTTTCAGGAATCAGGGTACTAAAATCATTTGTGCGGGAGGATGACTCTCATGCCAATTTTACCACGGCCAGCAATGTGTACAAAGACAAATCGCTGGACCTGAACTTTGTAAACTCGCTGTTCTTCCCGCTTATACTTTTCCTGGTTGGCCTGAGCACAATTATTACCATTTACATTGGCGGACAGGAAGTAATAAACGGAACTATAACCACAGGTAACATTGCCGAATTTATCATCTACGTAAACATGTTGACCTGGCCAGTAACCTCACTGGGCTGGACGGCAAGCTTAGTGCAACGGGCAGCAGCATCACAGGCGCGTATTAACGAGTTTCTGCATACCAAAACCGACATTGTTTCCCGTAAAAATATCAGCAAAGAGATCATCGGCGACATCCGTTTCGAGCATGTAGATTTTGTTTACCCGGACACCAATATTCATGCATTGAAGAATGTATCCTTCAATATTAAACACGGCGAAACACTGGCCATTATTGGCAACACCGGTTCCGGTAAAAGTACAGTGGCTACCCTGCTGCCGCGCATGTATGATGTAACCGGTGGCCGCATTCTGATAGACGGTGTGGATGTACGCGACTATAACCTGGAAAGCCTGCGCAGCCAGATCGGGTATGTACCACAGGATGTGTTCCTGTTCTCAGATTCTATCCGCAACAACATTGGCTTTGGCCTGCCAGGTATAACCGAGGAGCAGATGGTACAGGCCGCTAAAGATGCCGACGTGTATGAGAACATAATTCGCTTTCCGGAGCAGTTTGAGACAAAGCTGGGCGAACGCGGCATTACCTTATCGGGCGGGCAGAAACAGCGTGTGTCTATAGCCCGTGCGCTGGTGCGGGAGCCAAGTATACTTATTCTGGATGATTCGCTATCGGCGGTAGATACCAAAACAGAGAACGCTATACTTAACAGCCTGCGCCGCATTATGGCTAACCGTACATCCATTATCATTTCGCACAGGGTTTCGTCGGTAAAACTAGCGGATAGAATTCTGGTGTTGGATGATGGGGAGATTGTGCAACATGGTACGCACGATGAGCTGATCAGGCAAAAAGGTTTGTATAAAGAGCTGTATGAGCGCCAGCTGCAGACCGAAGAACTGGAGTAA
- a CDS encoding TetR/AcrR family transcriptional regulator yields the protein MGKKAEAKRELILEAAKNVFGKLGYSKATLDDIAHAIGLKKPTLYYYYKSKEVLFIEAFSQEWKDSLYRIRKIAEQEPDPHKQLLLYIQSSLRYYQEIVTQHTISIKVLIETRSLFQKLFAESRAKETNYYATVIKEGIEKGVFIPCEAERVGYSMMVVKDLIQFDEFERSYYQQLPSINFQKIEQDVLFTISLILNGISSKQAERQQ from the coding sequence TTGGGCAAAAAAGCAGAAGCAAAACGGGAGCTGATTCTGGAAGCAGCAAAAAACGTATTCGGGAAGTTGGGCTACAGCAAAGCCACCCTCGATGATATTGCTCATGCTATTGGCCTTAAAAAACCAACCTTATATTATTACTACAAAAGCAAGGAAGTATTGTTTATAGAAGCTTTCTCGCAGGAATGGAAAGACAGCCTTTACCGTATCCGCAAGATCGCTGAGCAGGAACCTGATCCACACAAGCAACTGCTGTTATACATCCAGTCATCATTGCGTTACTACCAGGAGATCGTAACACAGCATACCATATCCATTAAGGTGCTGATAGAAACGCGCAGCCTTTTTCAAAAGCTTTTTGCAGAATCCAGGGCAAAGGAAACAAATTACTATGCTACTGTTATAAAAGAAGGAATAGAAAAAGGCGTGTTTATACCTTGCGAAGCCGAGCGTGTAGGCTACTCCATGATGGTGGTAAAAGACCTGATACAGTTCGATGAGTTTGAAAGATCCTATTACCAGCAGCTGCCAAGTATAAACTTCCAGAAAATAGAACAGGACGTACTATTTACCATTTCGCTTATCCTGAACGGTATCAGCAGTAAGCAGGCAGAGCGCCAACAGTAG
- a CDS encoding ABC transporter ATP-binding protein, whose product MEDKPKNTGKVFDADVLKRLFEFVKPYVRIFYFIIFLTFASAILAAVRPFLIQYTVDNEILQNDWQGLNKMFVILGVLLVVHAIVQYLHTYFAGWLGQHVVRDIRVKLYRHILDLRLKFFDRTPIGTLVTRNVSDVETLSDVFSEGLAAMIGDILQLVFILGFMFYIDWELALVSLSTFPIMLISTYIFKERIKDTFQEVRTAVARLNSFVQEHITGMSIVQIFNNEKREMDKFREINKEHTRANIRSVLYYSVYFPVAEIIGAAGLGLLVWYGAHGVIDDDTSLGTLMAFILYIQMFFRPIRMIADRFNTLQLGVVSTERLMRLLDSKEMIADNGNYAPERIKGNVKFENVWFAYNEEEWVLRDISFNVKAGETVAFVGATGAGKTSIINLLNRFYEINKGHIIIDGHDVKEYDLSVLRHHIGVVLQDVFLFSGSIADNISLGNKAITEEQMWRAADLVGARKFIERLPGGLHYQVMERGATLSVGQRQLISFVRAMVYNPEIIILDEATSSVDSETEELIQYAIEQLMQGRTSIVIAHRLSTIQKADKIIVLDRGEIKEVGNHEELLRHNGYYAQLYQMQYKNMINI is encoded by the coding sequence TTGGAAGATAAACCAAAAAATACAGGCAAGGTATTCGATGCAGATGTGCTGAAGCGGCTCTTTGAGTTCGTGAAGCCCTACGTGCGTATTTTCTACTTCATTATTTTCCTGACTTTTGCCTCGGCTATACTTGCCGCTGTCCGACCATTCCTGATACAGTATACCGTAGACAACGAAATTCTGCAGAACGACTGGCAGGGCCTGAACAAGATGTTCGTGATACTGGGTGTGCTGCTGGTAGTGCATGCTATAGTTCAATATTTACATACTTACTTTGCCGGCTGGCTGGGGCAGCACGTGGTTCGCGACATCCGGGTTAAACTATACCGCCACATCCTGGACCTCCGCCTGAAGTTTTTTGACCGCACACCAATCGGTACGCTGGTTACCCGAAACGTATCGGATGTGGAAACGCTTTCGGATGTGTTCAGCGAAGGTTTGGCCGCCATGATCGGCGATATCCTGCAGCTGGTATTTATACTTGGCTTCATGTTCTACATCGATTGGGAACTGGCGCTGGTCAGCCTTTCTACCTTCCCAATCATGCTCATCAGTACCTACATCTTTAAAGAGAGGATAAAGGACACGTTCCAGGAAGTACGTACAGCTGTGGCGCGCCTAAATTCTTTTGTGCAGGAGCATATAACCGGCATGAGCATCGTGCAGATCTTCAACAACGAGAAGCGCGAAATGGACAAGTTCCGGGAGATAAACAAAGAACATACCCGCGCCAACATCCGGTCTGTTTTATACTATAGTGTTTACTTTCCGGTAGCAGAGATCATTGGTGCGGCTGGCTTGGGGTTGCTGGTTTGGTATGGTGCACATGGTGTTATTGATGATGATACTTCGCTGGGTACGCTGATGGCGTTTATACTTTACATCCAGATGTTTTTCCGGCCGATACGCATGATAGCTGACCGCTTTAACACACTACAGTTGGGGGTGGTAAGTACCGAGCGTTTGATGCGCCTTTTAGATAGCAAAGAAATGATAGCCGACAACGGCAACTATGCGCCGGAAAGAATAAAGGGCAATGTGAAGTTTGAGAATGTGTGGTTTGCTTATAACGAAGAAGAATGGGTGCTGCGCGATATCTCGTTCAATGTAAAAGCCGGCGAAACCGTAGCATTTGTTGGTGCAACCGGAGCCGGTAAAACATCTATCATCAATCTGCTCAACCGTTTCTACGAGATCAACAAAGGCCATATTATTATTGACGGACACGATGTAAAAGAATATGACCTGAGCGTGCTGCGCCACCACATTGGGGTAGTGCTACAGGATGTATTTTTATTCTCCGGAAGTATAGCCGACAATATTAGCCTGGGCAACAAAGCCATTACGGAAGAACAGATGTGGCGCGCCGCCGACTTAGTGGGTGCCCGTAAATTCATAGAACGACTGCCCGGTGGACTGCATTACCAGGTAATGGAGCGCGGAGCCACCTTATCCGTAGGTCAGCGCCAGCTTATCTCATTTGTGCGGGCCATGGTGTATAACCCGGAGATCATTATTTTAGACGAGGCCACCTCCAGCGTTGATTCCGAAACCGAAGAACTGATACAGTACGCCATCGAGCAGCTGATGCAGGGGCGTACCTCTATAGTTATTGCCCACCGCCTGAGCACTATTCAGAAAGCAGATAAAATTATAGTGCTGGATAGGGGCGAGATAAAAGAAGTGGGCAACCACGAAGAGCTGCTGCGGCACAACGGCTATTATGCCCAACTGTACCAGATGCAGTATAAGAACATGATCAATATATGA
- a CDS encoding GyrI-like domain-containing protein: MSKKFVVAMAIIVAIGVGIYAYLGGFSTPTVTVTTSEPLILAGQPFTGTVKDEAFGNAFRRAAQLRDTKELEGLLGNVYYNNPESKSDSIKAFIGIVIQDSTARLPEGYELLHVPGGRKVVRGEVEAHYMVGPGKLYSSLFDYAEEEKLKLESFYVEWFPSDRKGVVEVPVKQ, from the coding sequence ATGAGCAAGAAATTTGTAGTGGCTATGGCCATTATTGTAGCTATTGGCGTGGGTATTTATGCCTACCTTGGCGGCTTTAGCACCCCGACCGTAACTGTAACTACATCTGAGCCACTTATACTTGCAGGTCAACCATTTACAGGTACTGTAAAAGACGAAGCTTTTGGCAATGCCTTCCGACGTGCTGCCCAACTCCGAGATACTAAAGAGCTGGAAGGTTTACTAGGGAACGTGTATTATAACAACCCTGAGAGCAAAAGTGATTCTATAAAAGCTTTCATTGGTATAGTTATCCAGGATTCGACAGCCAGGTTGCCGGAAGGATATGAGTTGCTGCATGTGCCGGGAGGCAGAAAAGTAGTACGTGGCGAAGTAGAAGCACATTATATGGTTGGGCCGGGCAAGCTATATTCTTCTTTATTTGATTACGCCGAAGAAGAGAAACTGAAGCTGGAAAGCTTTTACGTAGAATGGTTTCCGTCGGACCGCAAAGGCGTGGTAGAAGTGCCGGTAAAGCAATAG